The following are encoded together in the Fundulus heteroclitus isolate FHET01 chromosome 19, MU-UCD_Fhet_4.1, whole genome shotgun sequence genome:
- the luzp1 gene encoding leucine zipper protein 1 isoform X2 → MSDHKDMTHRHLRHKLQSLSRRLDELEEATNKLQKSEDELLDLQDKIIQAEGSNSSLLADVEALRKRLLKIQGKDEEVRKAEDLCRVVREKLEEEEYLTKELKGEIERLQRRLAELEKLEEAFAKSKSDCSQLCLGLNEEKNLTKKLSSELDTLRARLKEVEGSETKLDKAEQALAKELEKLKAFTQAFVGERKKLLEKQREDEKLIQKLTEEKKSRFGVTTGPGRADFMSSRIEDELSSTALFTSKLAGKKNLDYLKLADEKLDGLSKPEMKKGGGLDGPQEEDNKVKELTQEVEKLKDRLKQLEVVEEDLKSSQFKNGELHEKFQVEQKRARQLSEQVEQLRTQLCGKAAAGGKAVGKAEKHGAGNPAKVLENGKAESEELLSKSAIRPEKPKFKSSAALPEPGSPKLRRDTRLRNKEFSQVEESFPRRALSPLRSRRTPKASPATSDNGVTARFPEDRAKPYGSANSASEVKKVSVLSRYPPAANEQKSLRTPFKQADADMKPRERFSKPCVGSDSESNNSDAVPDSAAEKEAASPSGQEPLQESVSSSAAPALSKANGPYAAYRSHVAPPLPNDHGSDGHSSASETESTGSRPSEVDPATETAAISASIRAAPSRYARHPRVHDSPSEGSSSRSSFDEELHARAPDGGPHAAAPSSVEIQRVCSPREALRSKAVIKPAIIEIDRKEVMISEPLSTNGKPKISTKPVVTTSSSSKMTSSITIYPSEPSSSRTSSRSSSLSSEAPPAKERHTSTSNFLIGPSSDHRGSISVPYEISIPKSDIALRPCQDPDCGDNDGSEAPPRSRLHNATSSHAGPQRGGGRRRSSDNAFVDFNDTESGFESGSSSTTTVPSWRSQSQAEHAQDDTLPDMKKVTVRSTWRNRGAVSVDEASRRRVGSKALTDGGSEDEAEAATTWRAYRATTFDTEETVTSAAAVTVQTGSKPAEMSMRRYNSSTSTKEAEEPLPRRDRRSESPTTEAGLLGRIVPHAPVTSQSWSRSYSQQPLLPGPL, encoded by the exons ATGTCGGATCACAAAGACATGACGCACCGCCACTTACGGCACAAGCTGCAGAGTCTGAGCAGAAGGCTGGACGAGCTGGAAGAAGCGACTAACAAGCTGCAGAAGTCTGAGGATGAGCTGCTCGACCTGCAG GACAAGATTATCCAGGCAGAGGGCAGCAACTCGTCTCTGCTGGCCGATGTGGAGGCCCTAAGAAAACGTCTCCTGAAGATCCAGGGCAAGGATGAGGAGGTACGCAAAGCCGAGGACCTCTGTCGCGTGGTTCGAGAGAAGCTGGAGGAAGAGGAATACCTGACGAAGGAGCTTAAGGGAGAGATCGAGCGTCTGCAGCGGAGGCTGGCTGAGCTGGAGAAACTGGAAGAAGCCTTTGCCAAAAGcaagtctgactgcagccagcTCTGCCTCGGCCTCAACGAGGAGAAGAACCTCACCAAGAAGCTCTCCTCGGAGCTGGACACGCTCAGAGCGCGCTTGAAGGAAGTGGAAGGTTCTGAGACGAAGCTGGACAAAGCGGAGCAGGCTCTGGCCAAGGAGCTGGAGAAGCTCAAGGCCTTCACTCAGGCGTTTGTCGGCGAGCGCAAGAAGCTGCTGGAGAAGCAAAGGGAGGACGAGAAGCTCATCCAGAAGCTCACCGAGGAGAAAAAGAGCCGCTTCGGCGTGACGACGGGCCCGGGCCGTGCCGACTTCATGAGTTCAAGGATCGAGGACGAACTGTCCTCCACCGCGCTCTTCACCAGCAAGCTGGCTGGCAAGAAGAACCTGGACTACCTGAAGCTAGCCGACGAGAAGCTGGACGGTCTCAGCAAGCCTGAGATGAAGAAGGGCGGCGGCCTGGACGGCCCGCAGGAAGAAGACAACAAAGTAAAGGAGCTCACGCAGGAGGTGGAGAAGTTAAAGGACCGCctgaagcagctggaggtggtggaggaggaccTGAAGAGCTCGCAGTTCAAGAACGGCGAGCTCCACGAGAAGTTCCAGGTGGAGCAGAAGCGAGCGCGTCAGCTGAGCGAGCAGGTGGAGCAGCTCCGGACGCAGCTGTGCGGCAAAGCTGCCGCCGGGGGGAAAGCCGTCGGCAAGGCGGAGAAACACGGCGCCGGAAACCCGGCCAAGGTCCTGGAGAACGGCAAAGCCGAGAGCGAGGAGCTGCTGTCCAAGAGCGCCATCAGGCCGGAGAAGCCTAAATTTAAAAGTTCTGCCGCTCTCCCCGAGCCCGGCTCTCCGAAGCTGAGGAGAGACACCAGACTGAGGAACAAAGAGTTCAGTCAGGTGGAGGAGAGTTTTCCGAGGAGAGCGCTGAGTCCTCTGAGGAGCAGACGGACCCCCAAGGCCTCGCCGGCTACATCCGATAATGGAGTCACGGCACGATTCCCTGAAGACAGGGCTAAGCCGTACGGCTCCGCCAACTCAGCCTCTGAAGTGAAGAAAGTGTCCGTCCTGAGCCGCTACCCTCCAGCCGCTAACGAGCAGAAGTCCCTGAGGACGCCGTTCAAACAGGCCGACGCCGACATGAAGCCCAGAGAGAGGTTTTCCAAACCCTGCGTGGGCAGCGACAGCGAATCCAACAACTCTGACGCCGTGCCCGACAGCGCCGCCGAGAAGGAGGCGGCGTCTCCCTCCGGCCAGGAACCGCTGCAGGAGTCCGTCTCTTCGTCTGCGGCGCCCGCCCTGTCCAAGGCCAACGGGCCTTACGCGGCCTACAGGTCTCACGTCGCGCCGCCGCTGCCCAACGACCACGGCTCAGACGGCCACTCGTCCGCCTCTGAGACCGAGTCCACCGGCTCCAGGCCCTCAGAGGTGGATCCCGCAACCGAGACGGCGGCGATATCTGCGAGCATCAGGGCGGCGCCCTCCAGGTACGCCAGACACCCTCGTGTCCACGACTCGCCGTCAGAAGGGTCCTCCTCCAGGAGCTCCTTTGACGAGGAGCTCCACGCCAGGGCGCCCGACGGAGGCCCCCACGCTGCCGCTCCGTCATCCGTGGAGATCCAGAGGGTGTGCAGCCCTCGAGAGGCCCTGCGGTCGAAGGCCGTCATCAAGCCCGCCATCATCGAGATCGACAGGAAGGAGGTCATGATCTCGGAGCCCTTGTCGACAAACGGGAAGCCCAAGATCTCCACCAAGCCGGTGgtgaccaccagcagcagcagcaagatGACCAGCAGCATAACCATCTACCCCAGCGAGCCGAGCTCCTCGCGGACgagcagccgcagcagcagcttATCCAGCGAGGCGCCACCTGCCAAGGAGCGCCACACGTCCACGAGCAACTTCCTCATAG GACCCAGCAGTGACCACCGCGGCAGCATCTCCGTCCCCTATGAGATCTCCATACCCAAGAGCGACATCGCACTGCGACCGTGCCAGGACCCGGACTGTGGCGACAACGACGGCAGCGAGGCGCCACCCAGGTCCAGACTCCACAACGCCACCAGCAGCCACGCAGGCCCCCAGCGCGGCGGCGGCAGGCGCCGGTCCTCGGACAACGCCTTCGTAGACTTCAACGACACGGAGTCGGGCTTCGagagcggcagcagcagcacgaCCACGGTGCCCAGCTGGAGAAGCCAAAGTCAGGCGGAGCACGCCCAGGACGACACTTTGCCAGACATGAAGAAAGTGACGGTGAGGAGCACGTGGAGGAACAGAGGCGCCGTGTCGGTGGACGAGGCGAGTCGCAGACGCGTGGGCAGCAAGGCGTTGACAGACGGCGGGTCTGAAGACGAAGCTGAGGCCGCAACAACATGGAGGGCGTACCGCGCAACCACCTTCGACACGGAGGAAACCGTGACCAGCGCCGCCGCCGTAACGGTCCAGACAGGAAGTAAACCAGCAGAG ATGAGCATGCGGCGGTACAACAGCTCCACCAGCACCAAGGAAGCAGAGGAACCGCTGCCTCGCCGGGACAGGCGCTCGGAGTCTCCCACGACGGAAGCCGGACTTTTGGGAAGGATCGTGCCCCACGCACCGGTCACCTCCCAGTCCTGGAGCCGATCGTACTCACAGCAACCACTG CTGCCTGGTCCGCTCTGA
- the luzp1 gene encoding leucine zipper protein 1 isoform X1: protein MSDHKDMTHRHLRHKLQSLSRRLDELEEATNKLQKSEDELLDLQDKIIQAEGSNSSLLADVEALRKRLLKIQGKDEEVRKAEDLCRVVREKLEEEEYLTKELKGEIERLQRRLAELEKLEEAFAKSKSDCSQLCLGLNEEKNLTKKLSSELDTLRARLKEVEGSETKLDKAEQALAKELEKLKAFTQAFVGERKKLLEKQREDEKLIQKLTEEKKSRFGVTTGPGRADFMSSRIEDELSSTALFTSKLAGKKNLDYLKLADEKLDGLSKPEMKKGGGLDGPQEEDNKVKELTQEVEKLKDRLKQLEVVEEDLKSSQFKNGELHEKFQVEQKRARQLSEQVEQLRTQLCGKAAAGGKAVGKAEKHGAGNPAKVLENGKAESEELLSKSAIRPEKPKFKSSAALPEPGSPKLRRDTRLRNKEFSQVEESFPRRALSPLRSRRTPKASPATSDNGVTARFPEDRAKPYGSANSASEVKKVSVLSRYPPAANEQKSLRTPFKQADADMKPRERFSKPCVGSDSESNNSDAVPDSAAEKEAASPSGQEPLQESVSSSAAPALSKANGPYAAYRSHVAPPLPNDHGSDGHSSASETESTGSRPSEVDPATETAAISASIRAAPSRYARHPRVHDSPSEGSSSRSSFDEELHARAPDGGPHAAAPSSVEIQRVCSPREALRSKAVIKPAIIEIDRKEVMISEPLSTNGKPKISTKPVVTTSSSSKMTSSITIYPSEPSSSRTSSRSSSLSSEAPPAKERHTSTSNFLIGPSSDHRGSISVPYEISIPKSDIALRPCQDPDCGDNDGSEAPPRSRLHNATSSHAGPQRGGGRRRSSDNAFVDFNDTESGFESGSSSTTTVPSWRSQSQAEHAQDDTLPDMKKVTVRSTWRNRGAVSVDEASRRRVGSKALTDGGSEDEAEAATTWRAYRATTFDTEETVTSAAAVTVQTGSKPAEMSMRRYNSSTSTKEAEEPLPRRDRRSESPTTEAGLLGRIVPHAPVTSQSWSRSYSQQPLAKENPDHAAGPCLSPASWRRHPPPSDHQHPPSSYERLTRTAGASSRGGEPWSSRGPGAGTRAEGRSAAGIRPWSQYQSEHH from the exons ATGTCGGATCACAAAGACATGACGCACCGCCACTTACGGCACAAGCTGCAGAGTCTGAGCAGAAGGCTGGACGAGCTGGAAGAAGCGACTAACAAGCTGCAGAAGTCTGAGGATGAGCTGCTCGACCTGCAG GACAAGATTATCCAGGCAGAGGGCAGCAACTCGTCTCTGCTGGCCGATGTGGAGGCCCTAAGAAAACGTCTCCTGAAGATCCAGGGCAAGGATGAGGAGGTACGCAAAGCCGAGGACCTCTGTCGCGTGGTTCGAGAGAAGCTGGAGGAAGAGGAATACCTGACGAAGGAGCTTAAGGGAGAGATCGAGCGTCTGCAGCGGAGGCTGGCTGAGCTGGAGAAACTGGAAGAAGCCTTTGCCAAAAGcaagtctgactgcagccagcTCTGCCTCGGCCTCAACGAGGAGAAGAACCTCACCAAGAAGCTCTCCTCGGAGCTGGACACGCTCAGAGCGCGCTTGAAGGAAGTGGAAGGTTCTGAGACGAAGCTGGACAAAGCGGAGCAGGCTCTGGCCAAGGAGCTGGAGAAGCTCAAGGCCTTCACTCAGGCGTTTGTCGGCGAGCGCAAGAAGCTGCTGGAGAAGCAAAGGGAGGACGAGAAGCTCATCCAGAAGCTCACCGAGGAGAAAAAGAGCCGCTTCGGCGTGACGACGGGCCCGGGCCGTGCCGACTTCATGAGTTCAAGGATCGAGGACGAACTGTCCTCCACCGCGCTCTTCACCAGCAAGCTGGCTGGCAAGAAGAACCTGGACTACCTGAAGCTAGCCGACGAGAAGCTGGACGGTCTCAGCAAGCCTGAGATGAAGAAGGGCGGCGGCCTGGACGGCCCGCAGGAAGAAGACAACAAAGTAAAGGAGCTCACGCAGGAGGTGGAGAAGTTAAAGGACCGCctgaagcagctggaggtggtggaggaggaccTGAAGAGCTCGCAGTTCAAGAACGGCGAGCTCCACGAGAAGTTCCAGGTGGAGCAGAAGCGAGCGCGTCAGCTGAGCGAGCAGGTGGAGCAGCTCCGGACGCAGCTGTGCGGCAAAGCTGCCGCCGGGGGGAAAGCCGTCGGCAAGGCGGAGAAACACGGCGCCGGAAACCCGGCCAAGGTCCTGGAGAACGGCAAAGCCGAGAGCGAGGAGCTGCTGTCCAAGAGCGCCATCAGGCCGGAGAAGCCTAAATTTAAAAGTTCTGCCGCTCTCCCCGAGCCCGGCTCTCCGAAGCTGAGGAGAGACACCAGACTGAGGAACAAAGAGTTCAGTCAGGTGGAGGAGAGTTTTCCGAGGAGAGCGCTGAGTCCTCTGAGGAGCAGACGGACCCCCAAGGCCTCGCCGGCTACATCCGATAATGGAGTCACGGCACGATTCCCTGAAGACAGGGCTAAGCCGTACGGCTCCGCCAACTCAGCCTCTGAAGTGAAGAAAGTGTCCGTCCTGAGCCGCTACCCTCCAGCCGCTAACGAGCAGAAGTCCCTGAGGACGCCGTTCAAACAGGCCGACGCCGACATGAAGCCCAGAGAGAGGTTTTCCAAACCCTGCGTGGGCAGCGACAGCGAATCCAACAACTCTGACGCCGTGCCCGACAGCGCCGCCGAGAAGGAGGCGGCGTCTCCCTCCGGCCAGGAACCGCTGCAGGAGTCCGTCTCTTCGTCTGCGGCGCCCGCCCTGTCCAAGGCCAACGGGCCTTACGCGGCCTACAGGTCTCACGTCGCGCCGCCGCTGCCCAACGACCACGGCTCAGACGGCCACTCGTCCGCCTCTGAGACCGAGTCCACCGGCTCCAGGCCCTCAGAGGTGGATCCCGCAACCGAGACGGCGGCGATATCTGCGAGCATCAGGGCGGCGCCCTCCAGGTACGCCAGACACCCTCGTGTCCACGACTCGCCGTCAGAAGGGTCCTCCTCCAGGAGCTCCTTTGACGAGGAGCTCCACGCCAGGGCGCCCGACGGAGGCCCCCACGCTGCCGCTCCGTCATCCGTGGAGATCCAGAGGGTGTGCAGCCCTCGAGAGGCCCTGCGGTCGAAGGCCGTCATCAAGCCCGCCATCATCGAGATCGACAGGAAGGAGGTCATGATCTCGGAGCCCTTGTCGACAAACGGGAAGCCCAAGATCTCCACCAAGCCGGTGgtgaccaccagcagcagcagcaagatGACCAGCAGCATAACCATCTACCCCAGCGAGCCGAGCTCCTCGCGGACgagcagccgcagcagcagcttATCCAGCGAGGCGCCACCTGCCAAGGAGCGCCACACGTCCACGAGCAACTTCCTCATAG GACCCAGCAGTGACCACCGCGGCAGCATCTCCGTCCCCTATGAGATCTCCATACCCAAGAGCGACATCGCACTGCGACCGTGCCAGGACCCGGACTGTGGCGACAACGACGGCAGCGAGGCGCCACCCAGGTCCAGACTCCACAACGCCACCAGCAGCCACGCAGGCCCCCAGCGCGGCGGCGGCAGGCGCCGGTCCTCGGACAACGCCTTCGTAGACTTCAACGACACGGAGTCGGGCTTCGagagcggcagcagcagcacgaCCACGGTGCCCAGCTGGAGAAGCCAAAGTCAGGCGGAGCACGCCCAGGACGACACTTTGCCAGACATGAAGAAAGTGACGGTGAGGAGCACGTGGAGGAACAGAGGCGCCGTGTCGGTGGACGAGGCGAGTCGCAGACGCGTGGGCAGCAAGGCGTTGACAGACGGCGGGTCTGAAGACGAAGCTGAGGCCGCAACAACATGGAGGGCGTACCGCGCAACCACCTTCGACACGGAGGAAACCGTGACCAGCGCCGCCGCCGTAACGGTCCAGACAGGAAGTAAACCAGCAGAG ATGAGCATGCGGCGGTACAACAGCTCCACCAGCACCAAGGAAGCAGAGGAACCGCTGCCTCGCCGGGACAGGCGCTCGGAGTCTCCCACGACGGAAGCCGGACTTTTGGGAAGGATCGTGCCCCACGCACCGGTCACCTCCCAGTCCTGGAGCCGATCGTACTCACAGCAACCACTG GCTAAAGAGAACCCGGACCACGCCGCGGGCCCCTGCCTCAGCCCGGCCTCCTGGAGACGCCACCCGCCCCCCAGCGACCACCAGCACCCGCCCAGCTCCTACGAGCGCCTGACCAGGACGGCCGGGGCCTCGTCCAGAGGGGGGGAGCCGTGGTCCAGCCGGGGCCCCGGAGCGGGGACCAGAGCCGAGGGGCGGAGCGCGGCGGGAATCAGGCCGTGGAGCCAGTACCAGTCAGAACATCACTAG